One stretch of Bosea vaviloviae DNA includes these proteins:
- a CDS encoding ABC transporter substrate-binding protein → MAAFAFAATSILSGPAGAVEISITQWGASLYGAPVAVAIEQGDFKKAGIDVTGVIGSGGGGTSVRNILASDVPYGEVATAAALAAARQGLPIVLIHSGTRTVAEASLVTMPNSEIKSLEDLVGKKVAITSPKSTSEMVFLMELAAKGIDASKIQRIASGGYTQGLTMLEQGAVSAAVLIEPLSILRKDRYRTVIAAKGLLPAMTTSVGITTRDFAKAKPEQLKALIAGRRMGVQAIYRAPEAASDMVAKQFNMDPGLAKVAMLNMIEPQMWSEGAFSMAELNRIGEGLKLVGEISALPDWGALIDRSFLPADLKADQ, encoded by the coding sequence GTGGCGGCGTTCGCCTTCGCTGCGACCTCGATCTTGTCCGGCCCGGCTGGCGCGGTCGAAATCTCGATCACGCAATGGGGCGCGAGCCTCTATGGCGCTCCGGTGGCTGTTGCAATCGAGCAGGGCGATTTCAAGAAGGCCGGCATCGACGTGACCGGCGTGATCGGTTCGGGTGGCGGCGGCACCAGCGTTCGCAACATCCTGGCGAGCGATGTGCCCTATGGCGAGGTCGCCACGGCCGCTGCCCTGGCGGCCGCCAGGCAGGGGCTGCCGATCGTGCTGATCCATTCCGGCACCCGCACGGTCGCCGAGGCCAGCCTCGTGACGATGCCGAACTCGGAGATCAAGAGCCTCGAGGACCTCGTCGGCAAGAAGGTCGCGATCACCTCGCCGAAATCGACCTCCGAAATGGTCTTCCTGATGGAGCTGGCGGCGAAGGGCATCGACGCCTCGAAGATCCAGCGCATCGCGTCGGGCGGCTATACGCAGGGGCTGACCATGCTGGAGCAGGGAGCCGTCTCGGCCGCCGTCCTGATCGAGCCGCTCTCGATCCTGCGCAAGGATCGCTACCGCACGGTGATCGCGGCCAAGGGCTTGCTGCCGGCGATGACGACCTCGGTCGGCATCACCACCCGCGACTTCGCCAAGGCCAAGCCCGAGCAGCTGAAGGCCCTGATCGCCGGCCGCCGCATGGGCGTGCAGGCGATCTACCGCGCGCCGGAAGCCGCCTCCGACATGGTCGCCAAGCAGTTCAACATGGATCCGGGCCTGGCCAAGGTTGCGATGCTGAACATGATCGAGCCGCAGATGTGGAGCGAGGGCGCCTTCAGCATGGCCGAGCTGAACCGGATCGGCGAGGGCCTCAAGCTCGTCGGCGAAATCTCCGCCTTGCCGGATTGGGGGGCGCTGATCGACCGCTCCTTCCTGCCGGCCGACCTCAAGGCCGACCAATGA
- a CDS encoding ABC transporter permease: protein MPSKTLPGEALRNVVPPIVLALVLILCWQGLHLATASGAISSPAATLARLVVLMGSGRFWLDVVETGTAFAWALVLSIVLGIGLGVVLALLRPVGEVMEPILVTFYSLPKVTLYPLVLLIFGLGMPAKVAFGIMHGLVPITLLTRNAITQLKPVYLRTAKVMRLSAFEVVRSVVLPAIIPELVAGIRIGFSLSLLGVLIGEMFASKRGLGFTAVNAMGLGDLDTIMAIGVFLALFAVLANGGLLSLERAIRHRSAGR, encoded by the coding sequence ATGCCGAGCAAAACTCTGCCAGGTGAAGCCTTGCGAAACGTCGTGCCGCCGATCGTGCTGGCCCTGGTCCTGATCCTGTGCTGGCAGGGTCTGCACCTCGCCACCGCATCGGGCGCGATCAGTTCGCCCGCCGCGACCTTGGCGCGGCTCGTCGTACTGATGGGGAGCGGCCGCTTCTGGCTCGACGTCGTCGAGACCGGCACGGCCTTCGCCTGGGCGCTGGTGCTGTCGATCGTGCTCGGCATCGGGCTCGGCGTCGTGCTCGCTTTGCTGCGGCCGGTCGGCGAGGTGATGGAACCGATCCTGGTGACGTTCTACTCGCTGCCGAAGGTGACGCTTTATCCGCTGGTCCTGCTGATCTTCGGGCTCGGCATGCCGGCGAAGGTCGCCTTCGGCATCATGCATGGGCTCGTGCCGATCACGCTCCTGACGCGCAACGCCATCACCCAGTTGAAGCCGGTCTATCTGCGCACGGCCAAGGTGATGCGGCTCAGTGCGTTCGAAGTGGTGCGATCAGTCGTGCTGCCGGCGATCATTCCCGAACTCGTCGCCGGCATCCGGATCGGTTTCTCGCTGAGCCTGCTCGGCGTCCTGATCGGTGAGATGTTCGCCTCGAAGCGCGGCCTGGGCTTCACCGCCGTCAACGCGATGGGCCTGGGCGACCTCGACACGATCATGGCGATCGGCGTGTTCCTGGCGCTTTTCGCGGTGCTGGCGAATGGCGGGCTCCTGTCGCTGGAGCGCGCCATTCGCCACCGCTCGGCCGGCCGCTAG
- a CDS encoding efflux RND transporter periplasmic adaptor subunit, with amino-acid sequence MGKRKRSVIVAGSVVLAAAVVAAFVVLSARPQKASAVSDPRQHAPIVRLVAATPVAEAERRFTGVIAPRVQSNLGFRVAGKIVERLVNSGQAVTVGQALMRIDETDLRLALTAKRNAAAAARAVLVQARADEKRYAVLVKDGFAASPQRYEQAKAALDTASAQLAAAEADEKVAENGSSYSLLVADADGTVVETLGEPGQVVTAGQTVIRLAQAGPREAVVALPETIRPAIGSAAVASLYGSEARRYAATLRQLSDSADAQTRTYEARYVLDGEGAAAPLGATVTIRLANQASQPEMEVPLGAVLDDGQKTGVWLMDEATSTVRFRPVRLVRVTSETAVISGLRAGEPVVSLGAHLLTDGAAVRTGVQAQAASR; translated from the coding sequence ATGGGCAAGAGAAAGAGATCGGTGATCGTCGCAGGGAGCGTTGTGCTCGCAGCCGCAGTGGTGGCAGCGTTCGTCGTGCTCTCGGCGCGCCCGCAGAAGGCTTCTGCCGTGAGCGACCCGCGGCAGCATGCTCCGATCGTCAGGCTGGTTGCGGCAACACCTGTCGCCGAAGCCGAACGCCGCTTCACCGGCGTCATCGCTCCCAGGGTCCAGAGCAATCTCGGCTTCCGCGTTGCCGGCAAGATCGTCGAACGGCTCGTGAATTCCGGCCAGGCCGTGACAGTCGGCCAGGCGCTGATGCGGATCGACGAGACCGACCTGCGGCTCGCGCTCACCGCAAAACGCAATGCCGCTGCGGCGGCGCGCGCCGTCCTGGTTCAGGCGAGGGCTGACGAAAAACGCTACGCCGTTCTGGTCAAGGACGGGTTCGCTGCGAGCCCGCAACGCTACGAACAGGCAAAGGCGGCGCTGGACACAGCCTCAGCGCAGCTCGCCGCCGCGGAAGCGGACGAGAAGGTCGCGGAAAACGGATCGAGCTATTCCCTTCTGGTCGCCGATGCCGATGGCACGGTTGTCGAAACCCTCGGTGAGCCGGGACAGGTCGTCACCGCCGGCCAGACCGTCATCAGGCTGGCCCAGGCCGGCCCTCGCGAGGCAGTCGTCGCACTGCCCGAGACGATCAGGCCGGCCATCGGCTCGGCGGCCGTGGCCAGCCTCTATGGCAGCGAGGCTCGCCGCTACGCCGCCACGCTCCGGCAATTGTCGGATTCCGCGGATGCCCAGACCCGCACCTATGAAGCGCGCTATGTGCTTGATGGCGAGGGCGCGGCAGCACCGCTCGGGGCAACCGTGACCATCCGGCTGGCAAACCAGGCGAGCCAGCCGGAGATGGAAGTGCCGCTCGGAGCGGTCCTGGATGACGGCCAGAAAACCGGTGTCTGGCTGATGGATGAAGCGACCTCGACGGTGAGGTTTCGCCCCGTCAGGCTGGTGCGCGTGACCAGCGAGACTGCCGTGATCTCCGGACTGAGGGCCGGCGAGCCGGTCGTTTCGCTCGGTGCTCATCTTCTGACGGACGGCGCCGCCGTCCGGACCGGTGTTCAGGCACAGGCGGCGAGCCGATGA
- the nadC gene encoding carboxylating nicotinate-nucleotide diphosphorylase codes for MYDRFSALRMIDLWLAEDIGFFDLTAQLMIDPKARATFHMNAREPITVAGIEVAAAVFTRYEPSCQIELKVEDGQAVDKGAVLMIVSGPAQALLTAERVALNIVQRLSGIATETAKYASAIAHTKARLLDTRKTTPGLRMLEKHASACGGALNHRLGLDNGVMLKDNHIAVCGSISEAVRRAKLKVPALTKIEVECDRLEQVREALAAGADVIMLDNMAIPAMREAVLFVAGRAALEASGGIRLDTIAAIAETGVDYVSTSRPLQSAPAVDIGLDEPR; via the coding sequence ATGTATGACCGCTTCTCCGCACTTCGCATGATCGACCTCTGGCTGGCGGAGGACATTGGCTTCTTCGACCTGACGGCCCAGCTGATGATCGATCCGAAAGCCCGGGCCACCTTTCACATGAATGCGCGCGAGCCGATCACGGTCGCCGGCATAGAGGTCGCCGCCGCCGTCTTCACGCGCTACGAGCCGTCCTGCCAGATCGAGCTGAAGGTCGAGGACGGACAAGCCGTCGACAAGGGCGCGGTGCTGATGATCGTCAGCGGGCCGGCCCAGGCTCTGCTCACCGCCGAGCGCGTGGCGCTCAACATTGTCCAGCGTCTGTCGGGCATCGCGACCGAGACCGCGAAATATGCCTCCGCCATCGCCCACACCAAGGCGCGGCTGCTCGATACCCGCAAGACGACGCCGGGCCTGCGGATGCTGGAGAAGCATGCCTCCGCCTGCGGCGGTGCGCTCAATCACCGGCTCGGCCTCGACAATGGCGTGATGCTCAAGGACAACCACATCGCGGTCTGTGGCAGCATCTCCGAGGCGGTTCGCCGGGCGAAGCTGAAGGTTCCGGCGCTGACCAAGATCGAGGTCGAATGCGACCGGCTGGAGCAGGTCCGCGAGGCTCTGGCGGCAGGCGCCGATGTGATCATGCTCGACAACATGGCGATCCCTGCGATGCGCGAGGCCGTCCTCTTCGTCGCTGGCCGGGCGGCGCTGGAGGCCTCGGGCGGGATCAGGCTCGATACGATCGCCGCGATCGCCGAGACCGGCGTCGACTACGTCTCGACGAGCCGGCCGCTGCAGTCGGCGCCGGCGGTCGATATCGGCCTCGACGAGCCGCGCTGA
- a CDS encoding efflux RND transporter permease subunit has translation MSFNLSAIAVRERAVTLFFIILLAAAGLYAFVKLGRAEDPSFTIKSLTVTVAWPGATAREMQDLVSEPLEKRIQELTYYDRVETIARPGFAFLTITLKDSTPPSAVEQEFYQARKKLGDEARNLPPGVLGPFVNDEFSDVSFGLYALKAKGMPMRELARQAEVIRQDLLHVPGVKKINILGERPEQIFVEFSYTKLATLGVSARDIASALQRQNTVTPAGSIDTRGPQVFVRFDGAYDSIQAIADTPIAAGGRTLKLSDVADVRRGYQDPETYIIRHDGEPAIMLGAVMQLGWNGLELGKALEARSSAIAERLPLGMTLAKVSDQAVNIEAAVSEFMLKFAMALGVVLFVSLVALGWRVGIVVALAVPLTLAVVFLIMLETGRFFDRITLGALILALGLLVDDAIIAIEVMVVKMEEGMDRIKAAAYAWSHTAAPMFSGTLVTIIGLMPVGFASSSAGEYAGNIFWVVGFALIVSWIVAVVFTPYLGVKMLPDIKPVEGGHHAIYNTPNYRRLRSVIKFTVRHKFVTCAVVVVAMGLSGLGMGAVKQQFFPTSDRPEVLVEVRMPEGTSIETTTAAVAKVERWLKDQAEAKIVTSYVGQGAPRFFFAMAPELPDPAFAKLVVLTANAEARETLKHRLRDAISEGLAPEAFIRVTQLVFGPYTPFPVEFRVMGPDPAQLYQISEKALGLMRGVADVRQANRDWGNRSPVLRYIPDQDRLNLIGLSPAEAGQQMQMLVSGIPVTQVRENIRNVPVVARSAGENRLDPARLADFSLMSRDGRQVPLDQIGRSEIRFEEPILKRRDRTPIITIRSDINEATQPPEVSKQVMKALQPLIASLPVGYRIEMAGNIEESIKANDALAKIFPVMIAAMLIVIILQVRSLSTMTMVMLTAPLGLAGVVPMLIAFDQPFGFNAILGLIGLAGILMRNTLILTEQIQENQVAGLDDYHAVIEATVQRTRPVILTALAAVLAFIPLTHSVFWGSMAYTLIGGTAAGTVLILLFLPALYATWFRIKPTADGNHEVSTGEPELRPALAAE, from the coding sequence ATGAGCTTCAATCTTTCAGCGATCGCGGTTCGCGAGCGAGCCGTCACCCTGTTCTTCATCATTCTGCTGGCGGCCGCGGGCCTCTACGCATTCGTCAAGCTGGGACGGGCGGAGGATCCGTCCTTTACGATCAAGAGCCTGACGGTCACCGTCGCATGGCCCGGCGCGACCGCCCGCGAGATGCAAGACCTCGTCTCCGAGCCGCTCGAGAAACGTATCCAGGAGCTGACATATTACGATCGCGTCGAAACCATAGCGCGTCCCGGCTTCGCCTTTCTCACGATCACGTTGAAGGACAGCACGCCTCCCTCGGCCGTCGAACAGGAGTTCTATCAGGCCCGCAAGAAGCTGGGAGACGAGGCCCGCAACCTGCCCCCGGGCGTGCTCGGACCCTTCGTCAACGACGAATTCTCCGATGTCAGCTTCGGCCTCTACGCGCTCAAAGCCAAGGGCATGCCGATGCGCGAACTGGCGCGTCAGGCCGAGGTCATCCGTCAGGACCTTCTGCATGTGCCCGGCGTCAAGAAGATCAACATTCTCGGCGAGCGGCCCGAACAGATCTTCGTCGAGTTCTCCTATACCAAGCTCGCAACCCTCGGCGTGTCCGCACGCGACATCGCCAGTGCGCTGCAACGCCAGAATACCGTCACGCCGGCGGGCTCCATCGACACGCGCGGCCCGCAGGTCTTCGTCCGGTTCGACGGCGCCTATGACAGCATCCAGGCGATCGCCGACACGCCGATCGCCGCCGGCGGACGGACGCTGAAACTCTCCGATGTTGCGGATGTCCGCCGCGGCTATCAGGACCCGGAGACCTACATCATCCGCCATGACGGCGAACCCGCCATCATGCTCGGCGCGGTGATGCAGCTGGGCTGGAACGGGCTGGAACTGGGCAAGGCGCTCGAAGCGCGATCGAGCGCGATCGCCGAGCGGCTTCCGCTCGGCATGACGCTCGCGAAAGTCAGTGACCAGGCCGTCAACATCGAAGCCGCGGTCAGCGAGTTCATGCTGAAATTCGCGATGGCGCTCGGCGTCGTGCTGTTCGTGAGCCTTGTCGCCCTGGGCTGGCGCGTCGGCATCGTCGTCGCGCTCGCGGTGCCGCTCACCCTTGCCGTCGTCTTCCTCATCATGCTGGAAACCGGCCGCTTCTTCGATCGCATCACGCTCGGCGCGCTGATCCTCGCGCTGGGGCTGCTGGTCGACGACGCCATCATCGCCATCGAGGTGATGGTGGTGAAGATGGAAGAAGGCATGGACCGGATCAAGGCGGCTGCCTACGCCTGGAGCCACACCGCAGCGCCGATGTTTTCGGGCACGCTGGTCACGATCATCGGCCTGATGCCAGTCGGCTTCGCCAGTTCGAGCGCCGGCGAATATGCCGGCAATATCTTCTGGGTCGTCGGCTTCGCGCTGATCGTCTCGTGGATCGTCGCGGTGGTCTTCACCCCCTATCTCGGCGTCAAGATGCTGCCGGACATCAAGCCGGTCGAGGGTGGCCATCACGCCATCTACAACACGCCGAACTATCGGCGCCTGCGCAGCGTCATCAAGTTCACCGTGCGCCACAAGTTCGTGACCTGCGCCGTCGTCGTGGTCGCCATGGGCCTCTCCGGGCTCGGCATGGGCGCGGTGAAACAGCAGTTCTTCCCGACATCCGATCGCCCGGAGGTGCTGGTCGAGGTCCGCATGCCGGAAGGTACCAGCATCGAAACGACGACGGCCGCGGTCGCAAAAGTCGAACGTTGGCTGAAGGATCAGGCCGAGGCGAAGATCGTCACGAGCTATGTCGGCCAGGGCGCGCCGCGCTTCTTCTTCGCCATGGCGCCGGAACTGCCGGACCCGGCCTTTGCCAAGCTCGTCGTGCTGACCGCGAATGCCGAAGCGCGCGAGACGCTGAAGCATCGGCTGCGCGATGCGATATCGGAGGGCCTCGCGCCCGAAGCCTTCATCCGCGTCACGCAGCTCGTGTTCGGACCCTACACGCCGTTCCCCGTCGAATTCCGCGTCATGGGGCCCGATCCGGCGCAGCTTTACCAGATCTCCGAAAAAGCCCTCGGCCTGATGAGGGGCGTCGCCGATGTTCGGCAGGCGAACCGGGACTGGGGCAACCGTTCTCCCGTGCTGCGTTACATTCCCGACCAGGACAGGCTCAATCTGATCGGGCTGTCGCCGGCAGAGGCAGGCCAGCAGATGCAGATGCTGGTCAGCGGTATCCCGGTGACGCAGGTTCGCGAAAATATTCGCAACGTGCCGGTCGTCGCCCGCAGCGCCGGCGAGAACCGTTTGGACCCGGCAAGGCTGGCCGATTTCTCGCTGATGAGCCGGGATGGCCGTCAGGTACCGCTCGATCAGATCGGGCGCTCCGAAATCCGGTTCGAGGAGCCGATCCTCAAACGCCGCGATCGCACGCCGATCATCACGATCCGCTCCGACATCAACGAGGCGACCCAGCCCCCGGAGGTCTCGAAGCAGGTCATGAAGGCCCTGCAGCCCCTGATCGCTTCGCTCCCGGTCGGCTACCGCATCGAGATGGCCGGCAACATCGAGGAATCGATCAAGGCCAACGATGCGCTCGCCAAGATCTTCCCGGTGATGATCGCCGCCATGCTGATCGTCATCATCCTGCAGGTCCGCAGCCTCTCGACGATGACCATGGTCATGCTGACGGCGCCGCTCGGGCTTGCCGGGGTGGTTCCGATGCTGATCGCCTTCGACCAGCCCTTCGGCTTCAATGCCATACTGGGCCTGATCGGACTGGCGGGCATCCTGATGCGCAACACGCTGATCCTGACCGAACAGATCCAGGAAAACCAGGTGGCCGGCCTCGACGATTATCACGCCGTGATCGAGGCGACGGTGCAGCGGACGCGGCCGGTCATCCTGACCGCGCTGGCAGCGGTCCTGGCCTTCATTCCACTCACCCATTCGGTGTTCTGGGGATCAATGGCCTACACGCTGATCGGCGGCACGGCGGCCGGGACCGTGCTCATCCTGCTCTTCCTGCCGGCCCTCTATGCCACATGGTTCCGGATCAAGCCGACGGCGGACGGGAACCATGAGGTTTCAACGGGGGAACCAGAACTGCGACCGGCACTGGCTGCCGAGTAG
- a CDS encoding ABC transporter permease → MKYRALVTLAVVLACVLALELACALGWVARTVIIPPSEMVGSLSDILWSGEFNRAILLTLTNVMISVVISIAAGFVLGVAIHASDFLRRAVEPYLASYYAVPTFIFYPVFIVLFGVNSAAIIAIAVLLSIVAMITATMNGLDRIPTVLLRTARIMRLSPVKTALMIQLPAAAPYFFTGARLSVAYSFIGVIASEFILSGDGLGYAIAYAYNNFENRQMYGLMLLIVIAVTLVNMTLDRLDRRLQSRLRR, encoded by the coding sequence ATGAAATATCGCGCGCTCGTCACCCTGGCCGTCGTGCTGGCCTGCGTGCTGGCGCTGGAACTGGCCTGCGCCTTGGGCTGGGTCGCCAGGACCGTGATCATCCCGCCCAGCGAGATGGTCGGCAGCCTCAGCGACATCCTGTGGTCGGGCGAGTTCAACCGCGCGATTCTCCTGACCCTGACCAATGTGATGATCTCGGTCGTGATCTCGATTGCGGCGGGGTTCGTGCTGGGCGTGGCGATCCACGCCAGCGATTTTCTGCGGCGCGCGGTCGAGCCCTATCTCGCGAGCTATTACGCCGTGCCGACCTTCATCTTCTATCCGGTCTTCATCGTGCTGTTTGGCGTCAACAGCGCCGCCATCATCGCCATCGCCGTGCTGCTCTCGATCGTGGCGATGATCACCGCCACAATGAACGGCCTCGACCGGATTCCGACCGTGCTGCTGCGCACCGCCCGGATCATGCGCCTGTCGCCGGTCAAGACCGCGCTCATGATCCAGCTGCCGGCGGCGGCGCCGTATTTCTTCACCGGGGCGCGATTGAGCGTGGCCTACTCCTTCATCGGCGTCATCGCCTCGGAGTTCATCCTCTCGGGCGACGGGCTCGGCTACGCCATCGCCTATGCCTACAATAATTTTGAAAACCGGCAGATGTACGGGCTGATGCTGCTGATCGTGATCGCGGTCACGCTCGTCAATATGACGCTCGACAGGCTCGACCGCCGCCTGCAATCGCGCCTGCGCCGCTGA
- a CDS encoding ABC transporter ATP-binding protein has protein sequence MTVVAMASRDAPKAAAEPPAASLKGVTRHYRFPGGGKTLHALGPIDLDLRQGEFFSVVGPSGCGKSTLLDVLAGLSPPSDGTASFEGKPIAGVPDGIGVVFQEDASFPWLTVEANVAFGLKRAGIGQAEIDRRVDYAVGFMGLRDFRQSYPAQLSGGMRQRVCIARTLVLQPRLILLDEPFGALDQQTRLIMGDELLRLWRETKATVLLITHSLDEAAMLADRVGVMSARPGLFIDIIETGWPSDRDSRIVADPRFGEMTGRIWEKLRAETMKHMQTQGAGPR, from the coding sequence ATGACGGTCGTCGCCATGGCGTCACGCGACGCGCCGAAAGCCGCAGCCGAGCCGCCGGCCGCGAGCCTCAAGGGCGTGACGCGCCATTACCGGTTTCCCGGCGGCGGCAAGACGCTGCATGCGCTGGGGCCGATCGATCTCGACCTCCGGCAGGGCGAGTTCTTCTCGGTCGTCGGCCCGTCGGGCTGTGGAAAATCGACGCTGCTCGACGTGCTGGCGGGGCTGAGCCCGCCCAGCGATGGCACGGCGAGCTTCGAGGGCAAGCCGATCGCCGGCGTGCCCGACGGCATCGGCGTCGTCTTCCAGGAGGACGCCTCGTTTCCCTGGCTGACGGTCGAGGCCAATGTCGCCTTCGGCCTGAAGCGGGCCGGAATCGGCCAGGCCGAGATCGACCGCCGGGTCGATTACGCCGTCGGCTTCATGGGCCTGCGCGATTTCCGGCAATCCTATCCGGCGCAGCTCTCGGGCGGCATGCGTCAGCGCGTCTGCATCGCACGCACGCTCGTGCTGCAGCCGCGGCTGATCCTGCTCGACGAGCCTTTCGGCGCGCTCGACCAGCAGACCCGGCTGATCATGGGCGACGAATTGCTGCGGCTCTGGCGCGAGACCAAGGCGACCGTGCTGCTGATCACGCATTCGCTCGACGAGGCCGCGATGCTGGCCGATCGCGTCGGGGTGATGTCGGCGCGGCCGGGCCTGTTCATCGACATCATCGAGACCGGCTGGCCAAGCGACCGCGACAGCCGGATCGTCGCCGATCCGCGCTTCGGTGAGATGACCGGCCGAATCTGGGAGAAGCTGCGAGCCGAGACGATGAAGCACATGCAGACGCAAGGCGCCGGACCGCGATGA
- a CDS encoding thymidine phosphorylase — MKPGILFVIVGASGVGKDTLIAGAMTTLSASGLAAPALAAPALAASGRYVACRRVITRAEGPGEDHEPVSPQEFERHAAAGGFLHRWQAHGLNYGLPIELRAELEAGRHVVANGSRGALAGLMDIVPRLVVIEITAPRARLRERLLARGRESAAEIELRLDRSPDPLPDGIELLTVANDASVEAGIEKLVAAIETAAARMALRRMPIHAGRTNMAFLPLDSSAVPAATYAGSGRIELMAGGRSVRAAVSMVEPGTLLGDDEIGLSVEAFAALALPEGHRVSIRRTPTPGSRALLCRKIDGGRLCADEYETLFRDIVEDRYPESEVSAFLVKTIQNLDDVEVVAVAQARCRFMARIAWDAPIVVDKHSLGGIPGSRITLIVVPIVAAHGLLMPKTSSRAITSASGTADAMEAACRVDLNAADVARVVRQTGACIAWNGRLNHSALDDVVNAITRPLGLDSNRWSVASIMSKKWTSGSTHVAVDCPYGPNAKLKTLADARELCRVFELVGVGLGLTVRALGTDGSSAIGRGIGPALELRDVGLVLDCDPAAPSDLREKALTFAAEILSFDPAIGDSTRGRARAEALLASGAARERFDRIVAAQGRTARTEPGPLTHIVRAAQAGHVTAIDGWQLAGVARSAGAPAVKAAGIDLATSVGQRVAAGGALYTIHATGAADLDAAIELSSRRSGITLSEVFETV, encoded by the coding sequence ATGAAACCCGGCATTCTCTTCGTCATTGTTGGTGCGAGCGGTGTCGGGAAGGACACGCTGATCGCCGGCGCGATGACCACTCTTTCGGCGTCAGGTCTTGCCGCACCAGCTCTTGCCGCGCCAGCTCTTGCAGCGTCAGGCCGCTATGTCGCCTGCCGGCGGGTCATCACGCGTGCGGAAGGGCCGGGCGAGGATCACGAGCCCGTCTCTCCCCAAGAATTCGAACGCCATGCCGCGGCCGGCGGCTTCCTGCATCGCTGGCAGGCGCATGGGCTGAATTATGGGCTGCCGATTGAGCTGCGCGCCGAGCTGGAGGCCGGGCGCCATGTCGTCGCCAATGGCTCGCGCGGGGCATTGGCGGGGCTCATGGACATCGTGCCGCGCCTCGTCGTCATCGAGATCACGGCGCCACGCGCAAGATTGCGGGAGCGCCTCCTGGCGCGTGGCCGCGAGAGCGCCGCCGAGATCGAGCTGCGCCTCGACCGCAGCCCCGATCCGCTGCCGGACGGGATCGAGCTCCTGACGGTCGCCAACGATGCGAGTGTCGAGGCCGGGATCGAAAAACTTGTCGCGGCGATCGAGACCGCCGCCGCGCGCATGGCGCTGCGCCGCATGCCGATCCATGCGGGGCGCACGAACATGGCCTTCCTGCCGCTGGACAGCAGCGCGGTGCCGGCCGCGACCTATGCGGGCAGCGGGCGCATCGAGCTCATGGCCGGCGGGCGCAGCGTGCGGGCCGCGGTCAGCATGGTCGAGCCGGGCACGCTTCTCGGTGATGACGAGATCGGCCTCTCGGTCGAGGCCTTCGCTGCGCTCGCGCTGCCGGAGGGCCACAGGGTCTCGATCAGGCGGACGCCGACACCCGGCAGCCGCGCGCTGCTCTGCCGCAAGATCGATGGCGGGCGCCTCTGCGCCGACGAATACGAGACGCTGTTCCGCGACATCGTCGAGGATCGCTATCCCGAGAGTGAGGTCTCGGCCTTCCTGGTCAAGACGATCCAGAACCTCGACGATGTCGAGGTCGTCGCTGTGGCGCAGGCGCGCTGCCGCTTCATGGCCAGGATCGCCTGGGACGCGCCGATCGTCGTCGACAAGCATTCGCTCGGCGGCATTCCCGGCAGCCGCATCACCCTGATCGTGGTCCCGATCGTCGCCGCCCACGGGCTGCTGATGCCGAAGACCTCGTCGCGCGCCATCACCTCGGCATCGGGCACGGCCGATGCGATGGAAGCCGCCTGCCGGGTCGACCTGAATGCTGCCGATGTCGCCCGCGTCGTGCGTCAGACCGGCGCCTGCATCGCCTGGAACGGCCGGCTCAACCATTCCGCGCTCGACGACGTGGTCAATGCGATCACGCGGCCGCTCGGCCTCGACAGCAACCGCTGGTCGGTCGCCTCGATCATGTCGAAGAAGTGGACCTCGGGATCGACCCATGTCGCGGTCGATTGTCCCTATGGCCCCAACGCCAAGCTGAAGACCCTGGCTGATGCCCGGGAACTCTGCCGCGTCTTCGAGCTGGTCGGCGTCGGGCTTGGCCTCACGGTGCGGGCGCTGGGCACTGACGGCAGCAGTGCGATCGGCCGCGGCATCGGGCCCGCTCTGGAGCTGCGCGATGTCGGCCTGGTGCTGGATTGCGACCCGGCGGCGCCCAGTGACCTGCGCGAGAAGGCCCTGACCTTCGCCGCAGAGATCCTGTCCTTCGATCCCGCGATCGGCGATTCCACACGCGGACGGGCGCGCGCCGAGGCGCTGCTGGCGTCGGGCGCGGCACGCGAGCGCTTCGACCGCATCGTAGCGGCGCAGGGACGCACGGCCCGGACCGAGCCGGGACCCCTGACCCATATCGTGCGGGCCGCGCAGGCGGGCCACGTCACCGCCATCGACGGCTGGCAATTGGCCGGCGTCGCGCGCAGCGCCGGCGCGCCGGCGGTCAAGGCCGCAGGCATCGATCTTGCGACCTCGGTCGGACAGCGCGTCGCGGCAGGCGGGGCGCTCTACACCATTCACGCGACGGGAGCGGCCGATCTGGACGCGGCCATCGAATTGTCGTCGAGACGATCGGGCATCACGCTGAGCGAGGTTTTCGAGACGGTCTGA